The genomic DNA CGAACAGTTCGGGCTGAGTCGCATTCCGGTGCGCGATGCGCTCCAAATCCTCGCCGGCGAGGGGCTCGTGCAACCGGCGTCGAACGCGAGTGCGGTGGTGACCGGAATGTCGGTGGCAGAACTGCAGGAAATCTACGAGTTGCGGGAGGCGATCGAGCCGCTGGCCACTCATCTCGCCGTCTCGAATGTCGGTCGTGCCGAGCTGCTCACGATGCACAAGCAGCTCGAAATCATGGAAGAGCACACGGATACGCGGACGTGGCTGGCAGCCAACACCGAGTTTCACGCCGCGGTCTATCGACGTGCGGGCCGTCCTCGGATGATCGAGCTTGTCGAGCAATTGAGACGTCTCGGTGATCGCTATATGTATGTCCACCTTGAGGTCCTGGGCCAGACCCAACACCTGACATCCGAGCACCTCGCAATCCTTGCCGCAGTCGAGCAGGGTGAGGCTGCCTTGGCCGCCCGGCTCACCCGGGAGCATCTGGCGACATCGCACGACTTCATCCTCAGCTATCTGCTGGAGACGCAGGCCACCTCCGGTGGTGTGGACGTGTTGACCGGCCTGCATACCCGTCGTCATTCGAATACCGGACCCGAGCTCGCGACGCCGCTCGGCGAAACACGGTGATGAAGGCCGTGGGCCGTCATGACGACCGGTGCTGAGGCTGGACGACCGAGGCGCAACGACGCGTCCCGACCCGACCGGATGGGAACGGCGTTTGATCGCGCAGTGGTTGGCGCAGCCATGAAGCAGATGTCCCCGTCGCATCGTGCGGTGATTCGCGAGGCGTACTTCAGGGGACGGACGACCGGGCAGATCGCCACCGAGTGGAATGTCAGCGACGCCGTTGTGAAGGACGAGCTGCACACAGCCTTGTCGGCACTGCATCTGACGCTGTCGGCGCTGACTGAGCGGCGCAGTGCCCCGCCGCACGAGTAGTGGTGATCTGCCTACTCATCGAACTGTAATTCGTTGACTGGCAACGCAACCCAGAAGACGTTGCCACCTCACGGATGCAGGTTCCACTGACCGACGTCTTGGGCCAGGGCATCGTTGACGTCGACTTCGAGGCCGCCGACTATTGGGCCAGGATTCGACGCGGTGCTCACAATGCGCTGGTAGAGCACTGCGGCAGGGTGGATCTGACCGCCAGACCAGGACCGGGTCTGCCACGCCCACGCGCGGCCGGGCGTGCTCGACCTCCCGACAACGCCGTCGGCAATGGCCCACTGGCACGGTCTGATGCCTCCGTAGATGCCGGTGCGCTGCACCCCGATCACCGAGTTGATGCCGCGAAACCACGGCAGCGCGACGTTGTTCCAGGTGTTGTGGTCGATATCGTCGTCGACGCTGAAGAAGATCGGAGCACTCTGGCCGCCACCTGCGGCGCTATGCAGCTGCCAGGCAGTGCGCGCGTCGGCGACGCCGCCGGCCAACCCGCGCGTGTAGTCCGACGGTGCTGTCCCGCCCGGCTTGCCGTACTGGTAGTTGCTGACGATGACCAACCCAGCGGCGGTCAGCGACTTGGCGTAGGGCAGGGTGATCGGTTTGGCGCCCATGGACGAGCCCGGACGTGACGTCGAGACGTAGTTGATCACCCCGGAGT from Mycobacterium sp. DL440 includes the following:
- a CDS encoding sigma factor-like helix-turn-helix DNA-binding protein, which translates into the protein MKQMSPSHRAVIREAYFRGRTTGQIATEWNVSDAVVKDELHTALSALHLTLSALTERRSAPPHE
- a CDS encoding DUF1906 domain-containing protein → MQDWPGNDSLRRSGPVTRRDVLRFATAASALAGLSAVSAGVGLPTAAAAAPTLIDFAMRQIPAQHIRAAGHSGVINYVSTSRPGSSMGAKPITLPYAKSLTAAGLVIVSNYQYGKPGGTAPSDYTRGLAGGVADARTAWQLHSAAGGGQSAPIFFSVDDDIDHNTWNNVALPWFRGINSVIGVQRTGIYGGIRPCQWAIADGVVGRSSTPGRAWAWQTRSWSGGQIHPAAVLYQRIVSTASNPGPIVGGLEVDVNDALAQDVGQWNLHP
- a CDS encoding GntR family transcriptional regulator is translated as MAYQNGAGRVASRLRTEILQGDIGPGTRLSQQSVAEQFGLSRIPVRDALQILAGEGLVQPASNASAVVTGMSVAELQEIYELREAIEPLATHLAVSNVGRAELLTMHKQLEIMEEHTDTRTWLAANTEFHAAVYRRAGRPRMIELVEQLRRLGDRYMYVHLEVLGQTQHLTSEHLAILAAVEQGEAALAARLTREHLATSHDFILSYLLETQATSGGVDVLTGLHTRRHSNTGPELATPLGETR